CGGTCTTCTGGTAAGGGCAAGTTGAGATAGTCGAGGAGGGTGGGCATAAAATCGTATCCCGAAGCCATTGCGGGTTGCACGCTGCCTTCGGGAATGACGCCGGGATGGCTAGCTAAGAAGGGCACTTTGATGGAGTTTTCATACATGTTTAAGGGGCGCGTGCCATTGCCTTTGCCCCAAAAGCCGTGATGGCCGCAGGAAAAGCCATTGTCAGAGGTGAAGACAACAAGGGTGTTTTCGCGAATCCCTTTGGCTTCAATTTTATCGAGAATGCGTCCCACATCATAATCCATTGCGGTGACAGCGGCAAAGTAGCCTTTGAGACTTTCGCGGTTGCCCAAATTATTGCTCAAGCCACCCGCCCAAGGGTGTGGATCTTCTTGTGGGCAGGATTCGAATGGACAGTCGTCGTAGGAATCGACAATATCCTGGGGATGTCCAGTCCATGGGCTGTGGGGTGCTGTGTAGTGAACGCTGAGATAAAAGGGATGGTCGTCATTGTTGTCGATGAATGCGAGGGCGTCGTCTGTGATGGCG
The genomic region above belongs to Gemmatimonadota bacterium and contains:
- a CDS encoding sulfatase-like hydrolase/transferase produces the protein GWTCGLSGKWHLGNSTLPQHGFSHWFAHEKGGGPYNDATLVRNGELVTVPGYVTTAITDDALAFIDNNDDHPFYLSVHYTAPHSPWTGHPQDIVDSYDDCPFESCPQEDPHPWAGGLSNNLGNRESLKGYFAAVTAMDYDVGRILDKIEAKGIRENTLVVFTSDNGFSCGHHGFWGKGNGTRPLNMYENSIKVPFLASHPGVIPEGSVQPAMASGYDFMPTLLDYLNLPLPEDRNYPGRSFLTALKGEEDPGRDNVVIYDEYGTTRMIRTAEWKYVHRYPDGPNELYDLQNDPDERDNLVADNAQANRIKTMKTQMETWFATYSVPDKDGRDYNVTGSGQLRPVGQKWEDDHKPFA